Within the Anaerolineales bacterium genome, the region GCGGCGCATCCTGGTCGAGCTGCCCGGCATCGGCGACACCCAGCAGGCTGTCGAGACCATCCAGGAAACCGGTTTGCTGGAGTTCATCGACCTCACCCGGGAAGACGCAGCCGGGATCCTGCCGGAGGCCAAACTGGTCACCGACTTCGGCACGGCCCCGGTGGCGGCTGCCGGCGACCCCGAGCAGAAAGTCTTCCACACGATCATGACCGGCGCCCAGCTGAAGAATGCCGGCGTCAGCCAGGACCAGACCGGTGGCATCTATGTCGTCTTCGGCCTCGACGACCAGGGCAAGGAGATCTTCGGGACCTTTACCACGGAGAATGTCGGCGGACTGATCGGCATCCTGCTCGACAAGCGGCTGATCTCCGCCCCGGTCATCGACGAGCCCATCACCGGTGGAGATGTCAGCATCCGGCGCACCGGGGGCTCGTTCTCGATCGATGAAGCCAACCAGCTGGCGATCCAGCTTCGCTACGGCTCGCTCCCGGTCCCCCTGCGCATTGCCGAGAGCACCGCCGTCGGGCCGACGCTGGGGGAGGACTCCCTGCGCAAGAGCGGCATCGCCGGCCTGATCGGCCTGCTGGCGATTATGGCCTACATGGCGCTGTACTACCGGCTGCCGGGCCTGGTAGCCGACCTGGCGCTGCTGGTGTATGCCTTGATCACGGTCTCACTCTTCAAGATCATCCCGGTCACCCTGACCTTGCCAGGTGTGGCGGGCTTCATCCTGTCGCTGGGGGTAGCGGTTGACGCCAACGTGCTGATCT harbors:
- the secD gene encoding protein translocase subunit SecD codes for the protein MRQRRLSRLIIIGIIILLAAWVVWPQNPGLRIGSFEQPLRLVRGLDLQGGLQVLLEADLPDETEVTSEQMATARTIIEKRVNGLGVTEPLVQLAGSRRILVELPGIGDTQQAVETIQETGLLEFIDLTREDAAGILPEAKLVTDFGTAPVAAAGDPEQKVFHTIMTGAQLKNAGVSQDQTGGIYVVFGLDDQGKEIFGTFTTENVGGLIGILLDKRLISAPVIDEPITGGDVSIRRTGGSFSIDEANQLAIQLRYGSLPVPLRIAESTAVGPTLGEDSLRKSGIAGLIGLLAIMAYMALYYRLPGLVADLALLVYALITVSLFKIIPVTLTLPGVAGFILSLGVAVDANVLIFERMKEELRGGRTIEQAIEQGFSRAWPSIRDSNLSTLITCAILFWFGSTFGASLVKGFSLTLALGVSVSMFTAIFVTRALLHPILERSAFTRDKRWFAI